Below is a genomic region from Patescibacteria group bacterium.
GAGATAGTGAAACCCGGTGTTACAACCTCAGAACTCAATGAGCTTGCCGAAAAATTGATACGGGATGGTGGAGACACTTCAGCATTTCTACACTACACTCCTGATGGAGTAAAAAAGCCGTATCCTGCAACGCTCTGTGTATCAGTCAACGATGAAATAGTGCATGGTATACCAAACGAACATCCGCGGACGCTTGTAAAAGGGGATATAGTGGGACTTGATTGTGGACTGACACACAATGGTCTCATACTGGACTCTGCTGTTACAGTTAGCGTAGGGAAGATAGATAGTAGTGCACAAAAACTTATAAAAGTTACAAAAGAAGCACTTTCTGTCGGCATTGCCGCTGCTCGTGTCGGAAACACAATTGGGGATATAGGACACGCTATAGAATCATTTGCAAAGCCATACGGCTATGGCATTGTGCGTGAGCTTGGTGGGCATGGAGTAGGAAAGAGAGTGCACGAAGAACCATCAATTCCAAACTATGGTACGCCTGGATCTGGCATGAAACTTATCTCCGGTATGGTGCTTGCACTTGAGCCGATGTTAAATGAGGGCACGGAGAATATTACACTGGATAGTGATGGATATACATTCAAAACAGCAGACGGGAAAATAAGCGCTCATTTTGAGCACACGATTTTAGTAACCGACGGAGAGCCGGAAATTTTGACAATTGAATTTCCAACAAAGTAACGGTATAATCTTGAATAAAATCATGAGCGCAGCAACTACATTTTACTCAACCCTGTTAAATCCCGCGAAGCGGGAGTAGCAAAGCCGCATTTAACAGGGCAATGATTTAGTAACATCATTTTTCATTACAATTCAAAATAATTAACAAAATCTATTATGCATCATAAAGAAGAAAAAACTCTCATTATTGTAAAACCAGATGGTATACAACGTTCTTTGATAGGAGAAATTATACAGCGCTACGAGCGTATTGGACTTAAACTTATCGGTATTAAAATAACGGTTCCCACTCCTGAAATGATAGAACATCATTACACAATTGATCCAAATTGGAAAAAATTAACCGGAGAAAAAAGCATCGAGAGTTATAAGAAAAAAGGTATCAAACCACCCTCGGACGATCCGATTGAAGTTGGAGAAATTGTTATCAAAGCACTGAAGGAGTACATGACATGTGGGCCAGTAATAGTCATGGTGTGGCAGGGAGCTCACTCAGTAGCGATTGTGCGGAAAATAACCGGAGGGACAGAACCATTGACCTCAGACGTTGGAACCATTCGCGGTGACCTGATGCTCGACTCATATGTCATGGCCGACACTGACGGGCGTGCAGTGCGCAACCTCATTCATGCTTCGGGGTCCATAGAAGAAGCAGAGAGTGAAATCAAGCACTGGTTTAAAAAAGATGAACTTATTGTCTATAAACTAGTTCAAGAACAAATTCTCTACAGCGTCAACCTAAAAGACATCCTCAAATAAGCATTGTTTCAAAGGGTTTTTTTGGAATTAACATTGTAATTTTGTTTTCGACAAGTTATCAACAGGTTTTCAACAGAATATCTACTTGCAAAGTCACAGGTTATCATTAGATACTGTAAGAAGGGTTATTGAGTATTGTCTAGTTTAATTCGTCTTAAAAGGGAGTTCTATATTGCATCAATCCGTAGGTTTGGTGGCTGCGAACACCCACGTTATCGTTTCTGTGGCCAATACCTGTAACCCTCCTAAAGGACCCCGTGTCTGCCAGTGGGCGGAGCGGGATATTTTAGTGGTAAAAAACACTATTATAATTTTTACATAATGAATTCAAAAACATTCAAACTCACATTCCACGGCGGAGCGGGCTCTGTAACCGGAGCCAATTTTTTACTAGAAGGGGAAGACGTAAAAATACTAGTTGACTGTGGTTTATTCCAAGGTGGTGAGTTTGACGAAGAAAAAAACAGAGAGCCATTTGCCTATACTCCCAAAAGCATAGATATATTGATGGTAACCCATGCACATACTGATCACATAGGCAGAATTCCAAAGCTTGTAAAGGAGGGTTTTGAAGGAATCATTTACTCAACGCCTGGCACCAAAGAACTCTCGGAAGCAATGCTTCAAGACAGCGTAGGAGTTTTTGAGAGTGATAAGCGCCAGCATGGCACAAAACCGCTCTATGGAAGAGAAGATGTTGACAGAACGATGTCTCTGTGGAAAACGGTGCCGTATCATACCACGACATCACTTCAAGGCGGATTACAGTTTAACTTTAAAGACGCTGGACACATTCTTGGTTCGTCAATTATAGAATTAACACAAAAGGGTGGAAATAGAAAAATAGTTTTCAGTGGGGACTTGGGCAACTCACCATCAGCGTTGTTGCGAGACACAGAATTTATTGATGATGCAACGTATATGATCATGGAAAGTGTTTACGGTGATAGAAAACATGAGTCGGTAG
It encodes:
- the map gene encoding type I methionyl aminopeptidase — protein: MAMIAQTEKERHTLREGGKRLARVLRLVAEIVKPGVTTSELNELAEKLIRDGGDTSAFLHYTPDGVKKPYPATLCVSVNDEIVHGIPNEHPRTLVKGDIVGLDCGLTHNGLILDSAVTVSVGKIDSSAQKLIKVTKEALSVGIAAARVGNTIGDIGHAIESFAKPYGYGIVRELGGHGVGKRVHEEPSIPNYGTPGSGMKLISGMVLALEPMLNEGTENITLDSDGYTFKTADGKISAHFEHTILVTDGEPEILTIEFPTK
- a CDS encoding nucleoside-diphosphate kinase (catalyzes the formation of nucleoside triphosphate from ATP and nucleoside diphosphate), which translates into the protein MHHKEEKTLIIVKPDGIQRSLIGEIIQRYERIGLKLIGIKITVPTPEMIEHHYTIDPNWKKLTGEKSIESYKKKGIKPPSDDPIEVGEIVIKALKEYMTCGPVIVMVWQGAHSVAIVRKITGGTEPLTSDVGTIRGDLMLDSYVMADTDGRAVRNLIHASGSIEEAESEIKHWFKKDELIVYKLVQEQILYSVNLKDILK